The genome window TCTGCCTGTTCGGAGTTTCCAGCAAAAGTACGATATTTTTATTCACGAGAATTTTCCGAAAGAATCCAGCATGAATTGACAGTAAACGAATACGATCTTGTTGTTCTCGACCACGCTGAGATGCTTTGGGTAGTTGACTTGCTCCCTCGTAATGTACCGGTAATCCATATTTCCCATAACATTGAGCATTGTTTGTACATGCAATACGTTGAAAAGTATAACGGTTGGCCTGTTATGGGCTCTATGTTGAAGAGAGATGCTGTTAAATACAGACAATTCGAACGCGATAAGGTGCGGGAAGTGGGTAATTTGATCACCATTTCCTGCGAAGACCGAGAATTCTGGAACGCGCTCGGTGCCGGAATGAACGTACTCGCCTTGAATCCATCCTTTGATTATTCACCTGTGGTGCGGCAGAGGAGTGCGTTTCAGGGGGGGAAGGTGTTATTGGGGTTTCTCGGGAATATGGAGTGGTGGCCAAATCGTGATGCTGTTTCATGGTTGTCCCGATATATTCTGCCATATCTTTCGATCGACTATGAACTGCATCTATTCGGTTTGATGTCGGAGCACCTTGGTAATGGAAGAAACGTTATTGGTCATGGCTTTGTTGATGATATCGGAATGATCTGGAATGCTGTTGACGTAATGGTTAATCCGATCGTCACTGGTGCAGGCGTCAATGTCAAAGTCGCTGAGGGCATCTATAATAAAATGCCTATGATATGTACGCCACTTGCTATTCAAGGGCTGAGTCTTGCCCCGGATCCATCAGTGGTTGTTATGGATACGCCAGAGCAATGGATCGATTTTATAAACACGCAAGGATCACTTGATAAACTCGTTTTCTGCGGTGAATTTCCCAATGCGGATAGTTTCTCGTTTTTACGTCAGACACAGAAGTTACAACAGTTTTTAGCGGAGGTGATGTGTTAAGTTGCCGGTTGCCAAAGGTTAAGTATAAAGGAGCCGTGATAGGTGGTTAGAGTCTTATATATTGCCACAAGAAAACCAGTGCCCGTTACTGGCGGGCGCGAAAGAATGATAGTCCAGTCTCTGTCGATGCTCAAAAATAAATATCGACTCGGCCTTCTTTATTTCGAAAAAGATCCCGCCAATTCCGAAGAAACCTGCGCGGAAATCAAAAGAGAATTAGGATTAAGTCTTGTTGAACCACTCTATTTCCCTTCCAAACCTGAATTGTTGTTCAATTTCTTGTTTCAACATCGTAAGTCTTTGCAAGAAAGGCTTTTCTTTTCTCGTGCTGCCTGCAGGAAAATACGTGCCACCTTGGCGACGTTCAAACCGGATATTGTCATAGCGGACATGATCAGATGCGGTCAGTTCATTGAGGATGAGGATATCCCCAAGGTTCTGGAAATGGACGATCTGCTTTCGGGACGTTACATACGGTTTTCATATAATATGTCTGCTGATGATGACCTGCTGGGAACATTTTATGCGATTTCCCCACGAGCGATAACCCGTCTGGCGAACCGTTATCTGAAACCCATCGTGCTGCGATACGAGGCTCTGAAGATAGGCCGACGCGAGAAAGAGGCGGTCAATCGATTCGATGTAGTGACTCTTGTCTCACCATTAGAAGCGAAGGGGTTGAAAACAACAACGGGGGGGGGGAATATTCATTCAATTCCCCCGACGGTGAGGCGCGTTTCCCCCGGCACGTTATCTAATTGCATTTTTCCCTGCCGATTGCTGTTTTTCGGGAATTTGTTAACCAACCAGAATCTCGCCAGTATAAGATATATCATTGATGAAGTCTTGCCAGCCCTCGAACAACGAGGTTTCAGCTATATTTTCGACATCGCCGGGAGCTATGATGACAGAGCAGTGATGATTACCCAACGAAATCCTCGAGTGCATCTTTCGGGTTACGTGAATTCAGTTGATGATTTGTTTGCGGAATGTCATATATTTCTGACGCCAATAGCGTTTGGCAGCGGGATCAAGACGAAGATACTCGATGCGATGGCGCACGGCATTCCGGTCGTAACCAATGATATCGGGATTGAAGGGATTCCGGCAAACCATGGCAAAGAGTGTCTGATCGCCAACTCACCAGAAGAGATTGCCGCTTCTGTCATCAGGCTTTTCGGCGATGTCGCTTCATGATGGAAATTTCCGAGAACGGCAAGAAAATGATTGGTAGGTACTTCCTATTCGAAAAGGTTGAACGAGACTATTTGCATCTATTGGCGGGGTTAGCCAGGTAAGTAGGTCGTTGCTGTTAGCGGCCCTGTGTGTGCGGAACTTGCTTGAGGGGTAGACGCTTACGTAGGCTTGGCTGCTGCATTCGGATTTGACAGGTGGGATTTAGGGCTTGCAAGGAATCGAGACACATCACTTTCTCTTTTTCGATGTTGGTTTTGCCGAAATAGCAGGCCGAGGTTGTCACTGTGAAAGAGTGAACTTATCTGGTTTTCTACGGTTGCAATCCCTGTTACAATCTGGCTCACATAACCCTCTTTCTGTACGGGTGGATTTATTGGGAAACAAAGCTTTTTAAGCCAGATCAAGATGTCAAACTAATAATAATCATGGGGTGTTACACGTTTTGCTGGGTACGGAAGTCGAGTTGAAATTATAACTTATTTATACAGACTTGTACCTCAGCAGTTTAGTGTCGTTATCGAATATGTTGAAAGAACAAGCTAAACAATTTACCTTGCTTAACAAGCTTGTCGATGTATTGCTCATATTTATCGCTTTTGCCGTTGCTTATGAGATAAGGAGCAGAATCGGCAGCATTGGCGATTTCTATCACTACCTCTGGGTTTTGCTGGTAATTATCCCCGTCTGGCACCTCTTGCTTTCAAAATACGGGATGTATGCATCGACGCGAACCCATTCCATCCCCAAGCTCATAAGTGATTTACTCAAAGTTCACGTTATCGGCGGCATAATCACCGCATCGTTGATTTATTTCATAGAGCCCGGCGGCTTCAGGCGAATACTGTTCGGCATTTTCATCCTGCTTTCATTCTTACTTCTTACCCTCGGTAAACTGACCCTCAAGCTGATTCTCTCCCATATCCGGCGACGCGGTTACAACTTCAGAAATATTCTCATAGTCGGCACTAACGAGCGTTCGAAACGGTTCATTCATCTGGTTGAGCAGCACTCCGACTGGGGACTCAAAGTAGTCGGGTTTCTCGGAGTGAAAACAAATTCCCTGCCTGACACGTTGTCAGGCTACAAGGTGCTGGGCACCATGCCTCAACTTGTGGACATCTGCAAATCAAACCCCGTTGATGAAGTTGTCTTTTGTCTTTCCCGCCAGTGGGAAGAGAATATCGACGACTATCTGCACGATCTGGAGGAGATGGGGATAACGGTCCGCATGGTGTTGGACCATTATGAGATGCAGATTTCCCGGCGTGAGATGAGCATGTTTCACGATGAGATCCCCATTCTCACGTTTTACAGCAAGAATTTCGATGCCACCCAATTGTTCCTCAAACGGTGCCTTGATTTTTTCGGCTCCACCATAGGGCTGCTTATTACCGGCGCCCTGTATCCTTTTATTGCCTTGGCGATCAGACTTGATTCTCCAGGGCCGATTTTTTTCGGCCAGGAGCGGGTAGGGGAGCATGGCCGCATTTTCAAGTGCTGGAAATTCCGTTCAATGTATGTCGATGCAGAAGATCGCAAGAAGGAGCTTGAGCATCTCAACGAAATGAGCGGTGCCATCTTCAAAATTGCTCACGATCCGAGGATCACCCGGATAGGCAAGTTCCTCCGCAAGACGAGCCTGGATGAGTTGCCCCAGTTCTGGAACGTGTTCTGCGGCGAGATGTCGCTGGTGGGCACGCGACCGCCGACTCCGGACGAGGTGGCCAAGTATGAAAACTGGCATCGACGACGCATCTCGATCCGTCCGGGAATTACGGGGCTCTGGCAAGTCAGCGGACGAAACCGCATCAACGAATTTGATGAGATCGTAAAGCTTGACCTGAAATATATAGATCAGTGGAGCATCTGGCTGGATCTGAAGATTATCTTCAAGACGGTCGGTGTGGTCTTTTTCGGTACAGGGGCACAGTAGGCTATAGACCACCACGTGATGCACGGGCAGGGTACGTGATTTTTAATTGATTTCTCTGCATTTCATGCTAGCATCGGCTCGTAATCGCCAATAAATTCAGCATATAGTGCCGTGTTGAACCGTTCAGATCCCTCTTGAGTAAG of Geobacter anodireducens contains these proteins:
- a CDS encoding UDP-phosphate galactose phosphotransferase, which codes for MLKEQAKQFTLLNKLVDVLLIFIAFAVAYEIRSRIGSIGDFYHYLWVLLVIIPVWHLLLSKYGMYASTRTHSIPKLISDLLKVHVIGGIITASLIYFIEPGGFRRILFGIFILLSFLLLTLGKLTLKLILSHIRRRGYNFRNILIVGTNERSKRFIHLVEQHSDWGLKVVGFLGVKTNSLPDTLSGYKVLGTMPQLVDICKSNPVDEVVFCLSRQWEENIDDYLHDLEEMGITVRMVLDHYEMQISRREMSMFHDEIPILTFYSKNFDATQLFLKRCLDFFGSTIGLLITGALYPFIALAIRLDSPGPIFFGQERVGEHGRIFKCWKFRSMYVDAEDRKKELEHLNEMSGAIFKIAHDPRITRIGKFLRKTSLDELPQFWNVFCGEMSLVGTRPPTPDEVAKYENWHRRRISIRPGITGLWQVSGRNRINEFDEIVKLDLKYIDQWSIWLDLKIIFKTVGVVFFGTGAQ